One Thunnus thynnus chromosome 18, fThuThy2.1, whole genome shotgun sequence genomic region harbors:
- the arv1 gene encoding protein ARV1 isoform X1 — protein sequence MGKVVYRCVECNEKATELHRDYSNGILKITICESCQKPVDKYIEYDPVIILIDAILCKTQAFRHILFNTSLDIHWKLCVFCLLCEAYLRWSSLHGSEQSSDPADIIRYTKEWEFYGMFGLAALELSAFCCSVLWFLWVVVGRLQGRTVELSLLLRALLLSCYGKVLLIPAVIWEHDYSPLCLGFIKLFVLTSNSQAIRVFHQKQLWEHKSDCCIWQLPCKQQTMRCCLVILWSDALMRSRCTSY from the exons ATGGGGAAAGTTGTCTATAGGTGTgttgaatgtaatgaaaaagcGACGGAGCTGCACAGGGATTACAGCAACGGGATCCTGAAGATAACTATATGT GAGTCTTGCCAGAAGCCAGTGGACAAGTACATAGAATATGATCCAGTTATCATCCTGATTGATGCCATTTTGTGCAAGACGCAGGCTTTCAGACACATTTTGTTCAACACAAGCTTGGAC ATCCACTGGAAGTTGTGTGTGTTCTGCCTGCTGTGTGAGGCTTACCTCAGGTGGTCTTCACTCCATGGCTCTGAGCAGAGCAGCGACCCCGCTGACATCATCAGGTACACCAAGGAATGGGAGTTCTACGGCATGTTTGGATTGGCTGCCCTCG AGCTGTCAGCGTTCTGCTGCAGCGTGCTGTGGTTCCTCTGGGTGGTGGTGGGTCGTCTTCAGGGTAGGACCGTAGAGCTCAGCCTGCTCCTCAGAGCCCTGCTGCTGTCCTGCTACGGCAAGGTCCTCCTCATCCCTGCTGTCATCTGGGAGCACGACTACTCCCCGCTCTGTCTGGGCTTCATCAAGCTGTTTGTGCTCACCTCAAACTCACAGGCTATCAGAg tgtttcatcagAAGCAGCTCTGGGAACATAAATCAGACTGTTGTATTTGGCAACTACCCTGCAAGCAGCAAACAATGAGATGTTGTTTAGTGATTTTATGGTCTGATGCTCTAATGAGGAGTCGCTGTACTTCATattaa
- the LOC137169914 gene encoding trace amine-associated receptor 1-like, which yields MCILFYICLSSLSVVIICGNLLVIISIIYFKQLHTPTNYLILSLAVADLLVGLVVFPLSMAFSLSSCLYHDDLFYRYYAVCQPLTYRTKINGRVAVIMILVSWSVSGLVTTGFLMAGSIQDKCKEKCLTDVALAIMIGMIFSFYLPLIIMLCIYLKIFLVAQRQARSIQSTKSGATVSKMESKATKTLAIVMGVFLMCWTPFFLCFMFNSLGYDSMVLVTEAVYWLALLNSMLNPFIYAFFYSWFRSALRIIISGKIFQGDFVNSKLH from the exons atgtgtattttattttatatttgccTCAGCTCTTTATCTGTTGTCATAATATGTGGAAACCTTCTTGTAATAATCTCCATCATTTACTTCAAACAGCTCCACACTCCTACAAACTACCTCATCCTGTCTCTGGCTGTGGCTGACCTGCTTGTAGGTCTTGTAGTCTTTCCCCTCAGCATGGCATTCTCTCTTAGCTCATGTCTGTATCatgatgatttgtttt ACAGATACTATGCGGTATGTCAGCCTCTGACATACAGAACTAAGATAAATGGTCGTGTTGCTGTGATTATGATTTTGGTGAGCTGGAGTGTTTCTGGTCTTGTTACAACTGGCTTTTTAATGGCAGGATCAATACaagataaatgtaaagaaaagtgTTTAACTGATGTTGCACTGGCAATCATGATAGGAATGATTTTCTCATTCTATCTCCCGCTGATCATAATGCTCTGTATCTACTTGAAGATTTTCCTTGTGGCACAGAGACAGGCACGCAGTATCCAGAGCACAAAGTCTGGAGCAACTGTCAGTAAGATGGAGAGCAAGGCCACCAAAACTCTGGCTATAGTTATGGGAGTTTTTCTGATGTGCTGGACTCCATTCTTTCTTTGCTTTATGTTTAATTCTCTTGGTTATGATTCAATGGTTCTTGTGACTGAAGCAGTTTATTGGCTTGCACTGTTAAATTCAATGCTCAATCCTTTCATTTATGCTTTCTTTTACAGCTGGTTCAGATCAGCTCTCAGAATAATCATTTCAGGAAAAATATTCCAAGGTGATTTTGTCAACTCAAAACTGCATTGA
- the LOC137169915 gene encoding trace amine-associated receptor 1-like translates to MCILFYICLSSLSVVIICGNLLVIISIIYFKQLHTPTNYLILSLAVADLLVGLVVFPLSMAFSLSSCLYHDDLFYRYYAVCQPLTYRTKINGRVAVIMILVSWSVSGLVTTGFLMAGSIQDKCKEKCLTDVALAIMIGMIFSFYLPLIIMLCIYLKIFLVAQRQARSIQSTKSGATVSKMESKATKTLAIVMGVFLMCWTPLFLYLMFNSLGYDSMVLVTEAVYWLALLNSMLNPFIYAFFYSWFRSAFRIIISGKIFQGDFANSKLH, encoded by the exons atgtgtattttattttatatttgccTCAGCTCTTTATCTGTTGTCATAATATGTGGAAACCTTCTTGTAATAATCTCCATCATTTACTTCAAACAGCTCCACACTCCTACAAACTACCTCATCCTGTCTCTGGCTGTGGCTGACCTGCTTGTAGGTCTTGTAGTCTTTCCCCTCAGCATGGCATTCTCTCTTAGCTCATGTCTGTATCatgatgatttgtttt ACAGATACTATGCGGTATGTCAGCCTCTGACATACAGAACTAAGATAAATGGTCGTGTTGCTGTGATTATGATTTTGGTGAGCTGGAGTGTTTCTGGTCTTGTTACAACTGGCTTTTTAATGGCAGGATCAATACaagataaatgtaaagaaaagtgTTTAACTGATGTTGCACTGGCAATCATGATAGGAATGATTTTCTCATTCTATCTCCCGCTGATCATAATGCTCTGTATCTACTTGAAGATTTTCCTTGTGGCACAGAGACAGGCACGCAGTATCCAGAGCACAAAGTCTGGAGCAACTGTCAGTAAGATGGAGAGCAAGGCCACCAAAACTCTGGCTATAGTTATGGGAGTTTTTCTGATGTGCTGGACTCCTTTATTTCTTTACTTGATGTTTAATTCTCTTGGTTATGATTCAATGGTTCTTGTGACTGAAGCAGTTTATTGGCTTGCACTGTTAAATTCAATGCTCAATCCTTTCATTTATGCTTTCTTTTACAGCTGGTTCAGATCAGCTTTCAGAATAATCATTTCAGGAAAAATATTCCAAGGTGATTTTGCCAACTCAAAACTGCATTGA
- the LOC137169614 gene encoding tripartite motif-containing protein 16-like, which translates to MLFRSEFKLVSLSKEVKLRKSLPLRAEMAQKGDPLDRETFACSVCLDLLKDPVTISCGHSYCMSCIKRFWDEEDQRKIYSCPQCRQTFKPRPVLVKSTMLAALVEQLKETGLQAAPADHCSAGPEDVACDVCTGRKQKAFKSCLQCLASYCEDHLQPHYDAAPLKKHKLVDPSEKLQENICSRHDEVMKMFCRTDQQSICYLCTTDEHKGHDTVSAAAERTERQREIEVSRRQIQQRIQGREKDVRALQQRVQVVSRSADKAVEDSEKIFTELIRLIQKRSSDVKQQIRSQQQTEVSRVKQLQKKLEQEITELRRKDAELKQLSHTEDHIQFLHNYPSLSQLSASTESFSINIRPLRYFEDVTAAVSELRDKLQDILKQKWTNISLTVTEVEVLLPQPEPKTRAEFLKYSREITLDPNTVNTWLLLSEGDRKAERMSQQQSYSSHLDRFTVYGQVLSRESLTGRCYWEVERRGRGVHVAVAYKNISRAGYSDKCGFGYNDKSWVLNCGTDSYEFWFNNIKTPVSGPGSSRVGVYLDHRAGILSFYSVSETMTLLHRVQTTFTQPLYAGLWLCYDGDTAELCKLK; encoded by the coding sequence atgttGTTCAGATCAGAGTTCAAACTTGTTTCACTTTCTAAGGAAGTGAAACTCCGAAAGTCGTtgccactgagagctgaaatggcaCAGAAAGGAGATCCGCTGGACCGTGAAACTTTCGCTTGTTCagtctgtctggatctactgaaggatccagTGACTATttcctgtggacacagctactgcatgagctgtattaaacgcttctgggatgaagaggatcagagaaagatctacagctgccctcagtgcagacagaccttcaaaccaaggcctgtcctggtgaaaagcaccatgttagcagctttagtggagcagctgaaggagactggactccaagctgctcctgctgatcactgctctgctggacctgaagatgtggcctgtgatgtctgcactgggaggaagcagAAAGCCTTCAAGTCCTGCCTGCAGTGTCTGGCCTCTTACTGTGAGGATCACCTTCAACCTCATTATGATGCAGCtccattaaagaaacacaagctggttGACCCCTCGGAGAaactccaggagaacatctgctctcgtcatgatgaggtgatgaagatgttctgccgtactgatcagcagagtatctgttatctctgcactacggatgaacataaaggccatgacacagtctcagctgcagcagaaaggactgagaggcagagagagattGAGGTGAGTCGACGacaaatccagcagagaatccagggcAGAGAAAAAGATGTGAGGGCGCTTCAACAGAGGGTGCAGGtcgtcagtcgctctgctgataaagcagtggaggacagtgagaagatcttcactgagctgatccgtctcatccagaaaagaagctctgatgtgaagcagcagatcagatcccagcagcaaactgaagtgagtcgagtcaaacaGCTTCAgaagaagctggagcaggagatcactgagctgaggaggaaagacgctgaactgaagcagctctcacacacggAGGATCACatccagtttctacacaactacccctcactaTCACAACTAAGTGCATCTACAGAATCAttcagcatcaatatccgtcctctgcgctactttgaggatgtgacagcagctgtgtcagagctcagagataaactacaggacatccttaaacagaaatggacaaacatctcactgacagtgactgaagtggagGTTTTACTGCCACAACCAGagcccaagaccagagctgaattcttaaaatattcacgtgaaattactctggatccaaacacagtaaacacatgGCTGTTACTGTCTGAGGGGGACAGAAAAGCAGAACGAATGAGTcaacaacagtcttattctagtcACCTAGACAGATTCACTGTATATGGTCAGGTCCTGAGTAgggagagtctgactggacgctgttactgggaggtggagaggagagggagaggagttcatgtagcagtcgcatacaagaatatcagcagagcaggataCTCGGATAAATGTGGATTTGGATACAATGACAAATCTTGGGTGTTAAATTGTGGTACTGACAGTTATGAattttggttcaacaacatcaaaactcctgtctcaggtcctggttcctccagagtaggagtgtacctggatcacagagcaggtattctgtccttctacagcgtctctgaaaccatgactctcctccacagagtccagaccacattcactcagcctctctatgctggactttggCTTTGTTATGATGGAgacacagctgagttgtgtaaactcaaatag